The following nucleotide sequence is from Bremerella alba.
TCACTTGCATGAGCGGCAGCGAAAGCAACGGGCTGGCGATTCCTGAAATCGGGGTCGCTCAATCACGGCATGAACTCTCGCATCACAACGGCGATCCGGAACAGTTACGTCGCCTAACGGAAACCGATACGTTCCTCGTTCAGCAATTCTCGTACTTCCTAAATCGGCTGAAATCGTATCAGGAAGAGAACCAAACCCTGCTCGACAGCACGATGGTTCTCTTTGGTAGCGGCATGGCGTATGGTCACAGTCACGGAAATGCCAACCTACCGATGGTGCTCGCTGGCGGATCCTCGATGGGCCTGAAGCACGGATCGCACGTCGACTATAACCTGCCTACACTTGGGCAGTACAACATGGAAGAGTCGAAGAAGCACTATCACGTCTGCTCGCGTCCGGTCGATGGTGATGCTCATTTGAGTAACTTGCTACTGACGATGATGCAACGTATGGACGTCAAGGTCGATCAATTCGGCGATAGCCACCGTGTAATGACAGAACTAATGGGGTAATTGGCGGTGCGTATTCATTTCACTTGTTTGCTACTTCTTATTGCATGTGCGACGCCGTCTATTTTGGCAGAGGAAACCTTTCGTACAGATACCAGCGAGGACGAAAAGCTTCCCTGGTATCAAACCGAACCAGGACAGTTTCCGCCTGAGGGATCAGCACACTATTTCGCCGGCGAGTTGGTCGGCAAGGATCACGTTCACCGCACCGGAACCATCCGAGTCTCCCGCACCGACAAGCAGCGTCGCAGTCACTGGGATTTACCCATCGACTTCCGTCTCTTGCCCTATGGTTCACTTGCGTACCATGGTTCGCCAGCGACGTTAAAAGACATCCCCATCGGCACCCACTTACATGGCCTCTGGTATGTGAAGGATGAAGGGGAAGAGACAAAGTCTCTCTTCTACAACCGCAAAAGCATCGAAGCCGACTTTACCAAGGTCTTTCGACTTGTTGATGATTTTACTTATTACCAAGAGAAGAATCGTCTGTGGCAAGTTGAGAATGTCGACTTGAAGGAGATGAAGTTACAACTGGTTGGCCAAGCCGAAGGGGAGGATAAACCGACCGTCATCGCACTCGACCTGACGCCAGCTACGAGAGTATATCTTGGGAAACAGATCGCTTCGCTGAAAGATATTGAGCCCGGTCAGAAGGTCCTGTTCAACTTGACCTGGGCGACACTCTATGGCGTGGGGCGATGTACCGACCTATGGCTTGACGAAGAAAGCCGACAGATCGCTCAGGCTCAGCAGTTGGCACAGCATCGGCTTCACCAAAAAGACCGAGGACTGGCTGGTATTATTGATGCCGTCGACAACCAGAAGCGTATTCTGACCGTGACACTTTTTGGTGGGATCGATGCGGGCCTATTCGATGACCTCAAGCCTAAATCAACTGCCCAGGTTTGCGTGTCGGAACCAACGCTGCAGATCTATGATCAGGTAAATGATAAAAAAGGGGGCCCGATTCTTTCGGTCGATCCTATCGAAAAGCAACCAGGCAGTAGCGGCATCCAGGTACGCGTCCAAACGTCACTGCTGCTTGAAGGGTATCGACCAGGACGCATCGTTCGCATATTCCCAAGTGGCTGGCCGATCGTCGCGCTACCAGAAGAAGAAACGCTGTGGCCAGAGCGTGATTAGCAAGATGGCTCAAAGTCAATCGAATAAAAAAGCCTCGCAACATGTGCGAGGCTTTTTTGTATCCGATGGTGCGTGCTCGGCTTACTTCTTCAACTTCTCGATCAAGTACGCTGAGGAATTGCCATACTGAGGATCTTTTACCCCAGAATGCTTTAAGTAAACATCGACGCCCACCTCTTTCAGGCGCTCGGCCAAGGTCAAACCCATCACGCCGGAATGCGTAGGATCTTTCGGGGAAGAACCTAGTTCAGGAACCTCGCCTCCGTAGAACATGGCAATCGGAGGATCATCTTTGCTGACGTGCGAAAACGGAGAATACTCCTTGATCCACGGCATCAATTCTTCACGCTTCTCCATAACAGCGTCCAGGTTCGGCTCGCCAAACGCGTGCGCGCCATAGCGATAATTGGGCATCCATTCTCGCAGTTGCTTGGGGTCGAGAGAAACCTGAGCACCATTGACCGCTGCGCAGTACAGTCGTGTCGATTCGCGGGCGATTGGGTCCTCGCTCTGAGGGTCTGCCATGTCATCGTGAAAGGCCAGCCACAGTGAAGAGCATGCCCCTGCAGATCCGCCGGTCGCACCAATTCGCTCTTTATCCAAGTTCCACTGATCGGCTTTCGAGCGTACAAACTGCAAGGCCCGAGCCGCATCTCCCAGAGGAGCTTTAACCGGCGGCTTCACGCCAAGTTTGACTGCGTTTTTGACATAGCGGTAATTGATAGCGACCACCGAGATGCCGTTATCAAGAAACGCCTTGGGGTTGGTCTTTTTGTCCCCGCCTTGCCATCCACCGCCATGGATGTAGAAGACAACCGGCGTAGGCTCATCTGATTCTGCTTGATAAAAATCAAGCACTTGACGCGGATGCTCGCCGTAGGGGACGTCCTTTAGCTGCTTGGTCTCAGCAAGGACTGCCTGCTGAATTAACAAAAGGGTAGTAATCGACAGCAACAATCGTTTCATAGAAGCAATTCCTTTAGGTGGGAGGGAGACTAGGTCGCTGGTAGGATCGATTCAAAATTAGCCACTTTTCTACTGGGTTGCAAGAATCTCTTTCTTGCCTGCCGAGCTTTTTGCCCAGCGACCATGAGAGCAATGGCATCGCTATAGTGTATCTTCTTATTAAGCCGGAAGTAATCTCGGCGTAAAACGCAGAACGAATTTATTGGTGTCTGCGTACGGAATCCAACACTGCGTCGAACCGATTTGCTACGAATTCACGGGCTTTTGTTGGGAGGCCCTGTTGGATTGTCAGCGTCGGCGTCAATAAAGTACCTGTCTAGATTGAAACGGCAAGCATGAGAAGCGGAAACCATCGATTCGTATTTTTACTGGTCTGCACGCTGGCAGCATGTCTGGCTTCTCCGGCGGAGTCTGCCGAGTTCCTGGTGATTTCAGATATTCACTTTCAGCCTTTCACAGGCTTAGACAAAGCGCAATTCCAACGCCTCGCGAATATGCCGGCCAGTCAGTGGCCTGAGTTTCTCACCTCAAAGAATCAATCGTTGGGAGCCATCGGCAGCGACACCAACTACTTGTTGATGGCCTCGGCGTTAGATGCCGCAAAAACCCATACACCAAATCCTCTCTTCATTCTTTACCCCGGCGACTTCCTAGCCCATCAATGGCAAGAGCGGTACGAGAAACTTGCCCCGCAATCAATCTCTGATGATCCGGCGGCTTACCGAGCATTCACGATGAAAGCCGTCGAAGTCGTTTCCTACGAGTTCCGCAAGCGTTTTCCCGACGTGCCGGTTCTGGCAACACTGGGCAACGATGACTCCTTCTGCGGTGACTATTGGATCCAGCCGAAAGGAATGTTTCTCAAAGAATTCGCGGTCCGCTGGCAGCCGATGCTCTACGAGACGATCGACGCTAACGCGTTTGGCAAGTCGTTTCGCTCTTCGGGGGCTTACCGCGCCGATCTTCCGGGCATTGAGTCGAATCGGTTGATCGTTTTGAATTCGGTCTATTGGTCAGGCAGCTATTGTTCGTCATATTTCGACCCCAAGGATCAAAATTGTTGCGAGTGTGAAAACCAGGGTACAAAGCCGGGACACGCTCAGATGGACTGGCTGGCGTCCGAACTTGAACTTGCCCGCAAGCAACAAAAGCGAGTCTGGCTTCTGATGCACGTTCCGCCAGGATTAGATAGTTACATCGAAGTAAAATCTGGCGGACACAGTCTTGCAGCCGAGATGTGGAAACCAGAGTTCATGCAGCGTTATCTGTCATTGCTGGAAGAATACGCGGATGTCCTGCACATTTCATTCACGGGGCACACCCACATGGACGACTTTCGCATCGATCGACTCGACGCAAAGCCGGTCTTACTCCATAAAATTGCTCCTGCGATAAGCCCTATCTTTGGAAACAATCCCGGCTTTCAAGCGTTTGAAATCGATCCTCAAACGAGTGTTATCTCTAACTGGAAAACCTATTCGCTCAATCTTACCGATTCGCAGAAATCAAACCCCTGGCGTTTGGAATATGAAAGCCGAACCACTTATCAACTTGAGTCTTTGAATGCTCAGTCGGTAGAACAGTTGTTTCGGTTCATGCATGCCCACCCTGATTCGGTCTTTGCGGCCTCATATCGCCGACACTACAGCATGGATGCGTCTGTCATTGCCACAAAGGACTTGCCTGTCTATCTGTGTACGGTCCTCAATGCGACCTACTCCCAGTTTGCGGCTTGCCTGCAGAATCAAGGACTAGCCAAGCCTAAGCAAGCCGATGAACCAGCCGAAGTCCGACTAGATGCAGGCGCCCGCTCTCAGCCATGAAAGCAATATTGCGGGTGCTCTTCCGGTGCTTAATTTCGTTCACCGAGTTATTTGAGATGCCGTCGATCCGTTTCCGATAGCAAATGCCCAAGGGAGGACAATGTTTTTCCTTGAGATGTCCTCAAGTCAGCGCTGCTTTCGCTCCACCATGTGAGTGTAGCTTTGATTTGAAATTGCTCAGATCTACTTCGATCTAACACTTTAACGCCTCAAGCGATCTTAATCGTTCTTCCGATAAATGCACGACACCTCCCCGTGCGGAACCCTCTTAGTGAATGTTCTCTGTTTGGGTTTTCGCGCTATCTGATTCCGGGGAAAGGACTTAGCGATTCAGCGTCCCTTTCGGTCTTACCCTTGAGCGAACCGAACCCTTTAATGAATTGCGGAGGGTTTGGCTCGGACCCCGAACGGAACCCTCCGCAACCGAGAACATATGCCACAACTGGACTATCTGTTATGACCGGCCTTCGATTCTCGACGAAATGATCCAGGCGGTATTCAGCCCGTTCGAAGAGGACGTCCGCGGACCAAAGAACCTATCCGCGATCTCATCATTCGCATGGCCCGCGAGAACGACTGGGGCTACACCCGGATCATGGGTGAACTCAAGAAACTGGGCATCACACCCCCGTCACGGAACACGGTGAAGAACATCCTCAAGGAACATGGCCTGGAGCCGGGCCCCAAGCGAGGTGAAGGTACCTGGGACGAGTTCCTGAAGATGCATGCGGCTACGCTGTGGCAGTGTGACTTTTACGCCAAGCGGGTACTGACGGCCCGGGGCTTTCGCGATCTGTATCTACTGATCTTTTTGCATGTGGAGTCACGCCAGGTTTACATTGCGCCGTCGACGTTTCACCCAAATGAAGAGTGGGTCACCGAGCAGGCCCAGGCGTTTCTGAAGCATGCCGAGTCACAAGGCCAGGGAGTGAAGAAAGTGATGCACGACCGGGATACGAAATTTACTCGAGCGGTTGATACGGAGTTCGAGTCAGCCAATGTCGAAATCCGGAAAACCGCCTATCGCTCACCCAACACCAACTCCTACGCCGAACGCTTCATCCAGACCCTGCAGCTGGAGTGTTTAGATCATTTTGTGGTATTTGGCGAGCAGCACATGGACGTGCTAGTTAAGGAGTTCTTAAAGCATTACCACGAGGAACGACCGCATCAGGGGAAGGAGAATGAGCGGTTGAATTCAGAAAATGAACCACAAGCCGAAACCGTCTCGATTGATTCTGTCAAATGCCGAGAACGGCTTGGTGGTTTGCTGAAACACTATCATCGCCACGCGGCGTGAAGTAGTTATTCGCAACCCCATTACCCTTCGAGCAAGCTGCAAGATTCACGGTCCCATGCTGCGCTAGCCGCTGAGCGAGAGCCTAAAAAGCCGACACGCGGCTCAAATTCTTGACGTCGTAGCAGTATGCTTTTGATACGAATCGAATGTCAGACGGCAATTTCACGCCGGTTCGAAATCGTGGTTTTAGTTTTTGCACAGGTCGGGCTAATCAAAGCCCCCGGCGGCGGTGAAAATGCGGCCCCAACCCGACGGACCGAGGCCGAACTTGCAGCAAACTAACCGTGATGACCAACCCGCACGGCACTCCGTTGGCGGTCGAGGTTTCTGCGGCCAACCGGCACGATGTGAACTTCATTCTGCCGCTGGTCTTTCAACGCTGTCCAAAGGTAGGCGGCGTGCCGGGCCGCCCGCTGGAAACCCCGTACCTGATGCGAGCCGACACGGGCTACACGTCGAAAGACTTACTGCATCTCTTCGCTTGGTGTGAGATTCGGCCCCAGATTCCGCAGTGGGGTGAAGACCGAGCGACCGGGCTGGGCAAGTTACGCTGGCCCCTCGAGCGATCGATCGCCTGGCTAAAACAATACCGCAGAATCGGCACCCGCCGAGAAAGAACCGTACAAACCTTCGAGTCGTTCGTCACCCTCGCCTGCTCCAGGATCGCCTATTAACAACATAAAGAACGCAGGTTCTGAGTTCGCTACAGAGCAGTCCTGCTTCCTTTTGGTCGCGAGTACAATTTGTACGGTATCAGATTGTCGCAAAACTGAATAGTGAAGCTGCAAACTTGAATAGCAAGTGTCTTCTTTGTGATTCAGAATAGGCACCTGTGTCGTTCGAAAGCCGGTCTATGATCTGTTGTTTTGCTTCCACATCTAATATCCAAATTCCGAGAGAGCCATGTCATCTCATCAAACGAAATCCTCTTTCCGCGTCATGTGTAGTTTCTTCTTTCTGCTGGCCTGCCTAGCATCGGTCAAGGCAGACGACAATTCTCCCTATCATGACGAGGTATCTTGGCGACAGGTTGTGCCGAAGAAATATCAGACTCGCTCCGAATATAAGTTCGTCCAGGAAGACCCGGCACTGCCAAACGTATTGCTGATCGGCGACTCTATTTCCATGCAGTACACCGTCGGTGTGCGGAAACTTCTGCAGGGACAAGCGAATGTCTACCGAGCCCCAGATAACTGTCGTTCGACTCGCCAATCACTGGCAGAAATCGAAACGTACTTAGGCGACAAGCATTGGGACGTCATTCACTTTAACTGGGGCATTCACGACGTGACTCATCTTAACGATGCAGGAAAAGTCGCGGCCCCTCCCAAGGGAAGTCGGCAAGTTCCTTTAGGCGAATACCAAGTCAACTTCCGTAAGCTGATCACTCGCTTGCAAGAGACGGACGCATCGCTGATTTGGGCTACGACCACCCCGATTGGAAAGCAAACGGAGGCACGCGGATATCGCCGCGATCAGGACGTTGTCGCCTACAATGCTGCGGCTCTCGAGATACTTCCAAAGACCGGCGTCGCACTCGACGACCTTTATGATTTGGTGAAACCACAGGCCGAAACACTTCTTTCAGACGGAGTTCACTTCAAATCTAACGGTGCAGAAGTACTGGCGAAGGCCGTCGCACAAGCAATTCAAAAGCAACTTCCTAAATAAATGGGACAGAATCCGAAGCGGAAGTATATTTGCGGATTCGCCCTATTACTAGGAACTAGGGCGAATCAAGAGCGTTCTGAACGAGACAGACTTATTTTCAGGCGATCCAAGTAGAACTGGGGCTATTTCACTCAAGTTCCAATTGCTTCAAGCGATTAGCCTCCCGAAAATCGATGGGGGTCACTCCCACCCGTTGATGAAAATGATCCATAAAGTATGCGGGACTACTGAATCCACATCGATCCGCGATAGCTGTTGCCGAAAGAGACGTTTCGACAAGCAATTCTTTCGCTCGTGACAATCGCACACGAACGATTTCCGATTTGAGTGAACGCCCCAACATAGAACGGAAACGCCGTTCCAGCACGCGTCTGCCTAATCCAACCGTCTTAACCACATCGTTGACATCGATCGCATCACACGCGTGGAGGCGAATGAACTGAACGGCATTCGCCACATTGGGATCTTCTACGGCCAGCATATCGGTGGATTGCCGTTCGATCACCCGGCGAGGGGCGATACGGATCACCTGGGGAATCGAACGGCCCTCCATCATCCGACAAAGCAACTCGGCTGCATGGTAACCAACGCGAATCGGATTGACGTCGATGCTGGTCAAACGTTGATCACTCAGTTCGCACAACAAGTCGTCATTGCCGACCCCGATCACGGCAACTTGCTCCGGCACCGAGATCCCAGCCGTTTCGCAGGCATCCAGCACTTCTCGGCCACGCGTATCATTACAGGCAAAAATCCCAACGGGCTTGGGAAGAGTTCGGATCCACTCGACAATTTGCTTCTGTTCACTTGCCCACGAAGGGCCCATGCTGCCTCCTCCTCGCGGCTGAAACACATGGCACTGAAAACCAGCGGCATCCATATGCTCTTGGAATGAATCGCAACGTTCGTCTAAGCGTGGCCGACTTCCACGCCGTAAGCCACAGATTGCAAAATTCTGTAAACCGAGATCAATCAAATGATGCGAGGCCATTTCGGCAATGAGATTCTGATCTCCTCCGACAAAAGGAAATTCACATTCGTCAATATCGCCTAGCACGTCGACACAAGGTGCGGCCGATCTCCTCAATAACACTGCGGTTTTGCGATTCGTCACATGAGCGATGATGCCATCTCCGCGCCAGAATGCCATCCACGCAGGCGTTGGTTCTTCAAGACCTCGCGGTCGAAACAGAATGGACCATTTGTCATGTTCTTGGACATGCTGCCAGATCCCTTTTAAAACGCCTCGCCCATAGGCCCGAGAGGTTTCTACAAACAGAGCAACACGTGGTGTCATGGGTAACAAAGGGGGAAGAAGAAAGAGAAAAAGCCCACAGCTGAACCCAACGCATCATGCCAACATCATTCGCTGCGGTCGCTTACGCTAGGACTAGCCTAATTCTCAAAGATCATTTTAGCAATCCAACAATGACGCAAAATTGAATGATGTATTCGCAAAACTGAATTGTACTTCGAGAAGCAATTAAGGCATGATTAGCTCGCAAGAATCAATTGCCGATCAGCGTTAATTGAGTAGACGCTCTATTTTCCTGTTCTTATTTTCCCATCTATTTTCGAGGTTCCCCACCATGACAACTCGATTGTATTTCAGATTCAGCAAAACATGTCCCCAGGCGAACGCCAAAATATTAGGGAAATCGCAACCAGGCTTTACCCTGGTTGAATTGCTTGTCGTAATTGCAATCATCGGAGTATTGATTGCCCTCTTGCTGCCGGCGGTCCAACAAGCTCGGGAAGCTGCCCGGCGCATGCAATGCACTAACAACTTAAAACAACTCGCGCTGGCCGTTCATAATTATCACGACACGTTCAAAGTAATTCCCCCCTGCGAGATCTGGAAGTCAGGAAGAACGACCCACTGGGGGGCAACTTCGTTGTTACTGCCGTTTGTTGAGCAATCGGCCCTTCACGAGCAGTTAAATCCGCAAGGAAACGGTTTGCCAACGGTCGCTACCGAGCCCCTATTGGCAACCCCCATCGATGCGTTCATGTGCCCTTCAGATCCGGGTGGCAACGTGAACTTTGCCTTTAACGATCTGGGCAAATCAAGCTATCTACCCAGCCAAGGCGTGTTCTGGGTCGAGTACAACGATAGTCCCTACAAAGATCCTTGCCGTCTGGCGCAGATCACCGATGGGCTCACCAATACGCTCATGTTCGGCGAACGTTTCCTGGGTGAAAAGCCGTTTCGAAGTGTGGGAGGGGTCTGGGCCGGACGCAGCAACACAGGCGGCGCAGTCCAGGTACAAGGTCGAGGAGCATGGCCGCCGAATACTCCGTATGTCGGAACATTTGATGGTATTTCCGGGGCATCCGATCCCTTGAACACACGGACCGCCTATACGAGTTTGCACCCCGGAGGCGTCAACATTTCTCTTTGCGACGGATCGGTCCGATTCGTAAGCGAGAACGTGGATAGCATAACAAGCTACCCCACCAGTTCTTCCACAAACTTCTTTCGGATGGAAGATCAGG
It contains:
- a CDS encoding alpha/beta hydrolase translates to MKRLLLSITTLLLIQQAVLAETKQLKDVPYGEHPRQVLDFYQAESDEPTPVVFYIHGGGWQGGDKKTNPKAFLDNGISVVAINYRYVKNAVKLGVKPPVKAPLGDAARALQFVRSKADQWNLDKERIGATGGSAGACSSLWLAFHDDMADPQSEDPIARESTRLYCAAVNGAQVSLDPKQLREWMPNYRYGAHAFGEPNLDAVMEKREELMPWIKEYSPFSHVSKDDPPIAMFYGGEVPELGSSPKDPTHSGVMGLTLAERLKEVGVDVYLKHSGVKDPQYGNSSAYLIEKLKK
- a CDS encoding metallophosphoesterase, which encodes MRSGNHRFVFLLVCTLAACLASPAESAEFLVISDIHFQPFTGLDKAQFQRLANMPASQWPEFLTSKNQSLGAIGSDTNYLLMASALDAAKTHTPNPLFILYPGDFLAHQWQERYEKLAPQSISDDPAAYRAFTMKAVEVVSYEFRKRFPDVPVLATLGNDDSFCGDYWIQPKGMFLKEFAVRWQPMLYETIDANAFGKSFRSSGAYRADLPGIESNRLIVLNSVYWSGSYCSSYFDPKDQNCCECENQGTKPGHAQMDWLASELELARKQQKRVWLLMHVPPGLDSYIEVKSGGHSLAAEMWKPEFMQRYLSLLEEYADVLHISFTGHTHMDDFRIDRLDAKPVLLHKIAPAISPIFGNNPGFQAFEIDPQTSVISNWKTYSLNLTDSQKSNPWRLEYESRTTYQLESLNAQSVEQLFRFMHAHPDSVFAASYRRHYSMDASVIATKDLPVYLCTVLNATYSQFAACLQNQGLAKPKQADEPAEVRLDAGARSQP
- a CDS encoding integrase core domain-containing protein, whose translation is MARENDWGYTRIMGELKKLGITPPSRNTVKNILKEHGLEPGPKRGEGTWDEFLKMHAATLWQCDFYAKRVLTARGFRDLYLLIFLHVESRQVYIAPSTFHPNEEWVTEQAQAFLKHAESQGQGVKKVMHDRDTKFTRAVDTEFESANVEIRKTAYRSPNTNSYAERFIQTLQLECLDHFVVFGEQHMDVLVKEFLKHYHEERPHQGKENERLNSENEPQAETVSIDSVKCRERLGGLLKHYHRHAA
- a CDS encoding SGNH/GDSL hydrolase family protein — encoded protein: MSSHQTKSSFRVMCSFFFLLACLASVKADDNSPYHDEVSWRQVVPKKYQTRSEYKFVQEDPALPNVLLIGDSISMQYTVGVRKLLQGQANVYRAPDNCRSTRQSLAEIETYLGDKHWDVIHFNWGIHDVTHLNDAGKVAAPPKGSRQVPLGEYQVNFRKLITRLQETDASLIWATTTPIGKQTEARGYRRDQDVVAYNAAALEILPKTGVALDDLYDLVKPQAETLLSDGVHFKSNGAEVLAKAVAQAIQKQLPK
- a CDS encoding AraC family transcriptional regulator, giving the protein MTPRVALFVETSRAYGRGVLKGIWQHVQEHDKWSILFRPRGLEEPTPAWMAFWRGDGIIAHVTNRKTAVLLRRSAAPCVDVLGDIDECEFPFVGGDQNLIAEMASHHLIDLGLQNFAICGLRRGSRPRLDERCDSFQEHMDAAGFQCHVFQPRGGGSMGPSWASEQKQIVEWIRTLPKPVGIFACNDTRGREVLDACETAGISVPEQVAVIGVGNDDLLCELSDQRLTSIDVNPIRVGYHAAELLCRMMEGRSIPQVIRIAPRRVIERQSTDMLAVEDPNVANAVQFIRLHACDAIDVNDVVKTVGLGRRVLERRFRSMLGRSLKSEIVRVRLSRAKELLVETSLSATAIADRCGFSSPAYFMDHFHQRVGVTPIDFREANRLKQLELE
- a CDS encoding DUF1559 domain-containing protein, whose amino-acid sequence is MTTRLYFRFSKTCPQANAKILGKSQPGFTLVELLVVIAIIGVLIALLLPAVQQAREAARRMQCTNNLKQLALAVHNYHDTFKVIPPCEIWKSGRTTHWGATSLLLPFVEQSALHEQLNPQGNGLPTVATEPLLATPIDAFMCPSDPGGNVNFAFNDLGKSSYLPSQGVFWVEYNDSPYKDPCRLAQITDGLTNTLMFGERFLGEKPFRSVGGVWAGRSNTGGAVQVQGRGAWPPNTPYVGTFDGISGASDPLNTRTAYTSLHPGGVNISLCDGSVRFVSENVDSITSYPTSSSTNFFRMEDQAVSTPAAINRVWQNLFRPNDGNTLGNF